In a genomic window of Falco peregrinus isolate bFalPer1 unplaced genomic scaffold, bFalPer1.pri scaffold_109, whole genome shotgun sequence:
- the LOC106113025 gene encoding GTPase-activating Rap/Ran-GAP domain-like protein 3 isoform X4: MLKGERWRGNSAVSPDTFGKSPRETFHPEIQKDLLALEEQEGPVNFKFGVLYAKGGQLTDGEMFGDVGVPTMKWCGAEGDRDVMVVEPFGPSLEDLFSFCSRKFSPETVLLLADQTCPTLK, translated from the exons ATGTTgaagggggagaggtggcgggggaacag tgctgtgagtCCTGACACATTTGGGAAGAGCCCGAGGGAAACCTTTCATCCTGAGATACAAAAG GATTTATTGGCTCTTGAAGAGCAAGAG ggacctgtgaattttaaatttggAGTCCTTTATGCTAAGGGTGGGCAGCTTACAGATGGGGAAATGTTCGGCGATG tgGGCGTTCCCACAATGAAGTGGTGTGGAGCTGAAGGGGACCGCGATGTAATGGTGGtggagccgtttggaccgagtcttgaagatctcttcagtttttgttcAAGGAAATTTAGTCCCGAGACAGTCCTATTACTCGCTGACCAAACG TGCCCCACCTTAAAGTGA
- the LOC106113025 gene encoding uncharacterized protein LOC106113025 isoform X1 — protein MLKGERWRGNSAVSPDTFGKSPRETFHPEIQKDLLALEEQEGPVNFKFGVLYAKGGQLTDGEMFGDVGVPTMKWCGAEGDRDVMVVEPFGPSLEDLFSFCSRKFSPETVLLLADQTTCAVCKPSVALLEDKRNSPEKVFGNKCKIDTGKELERFMCCLWNYVLLNAPDILHSKLTQRLWVHPRAPFHGRYREAGKRRAGDEERDNGGCGGGGDQRS, from the exons ATGTTgaagggggagaggtggcgggggaacag tgctgtgagtCCTGACACATTTGGGAAGAGCCCGAGGGAAACCTTTCATCCTGAGATACAAAAG GATTTATTGGCTCTTGAAGAGCAAGAG ggacctgtgaattttaaatttggAGTCCTTTATGCTAAGGGTGGGCAGCTTACAGATGGGGAAATGTTCGGCGATG tgGGCGTTCCCACAATGAAGTGGTGTGGAGCTGAAGGGGACCGCGATGTAATGGTGGtggagccgtttggaccgagtcttgaagatctcttcagtttttgttcAAGGAAATTTAGTCCCGAGACAGTCCTATTACTCGCTGACCAAACG ACTTGCGCTGTTTGCAAAccgtctgttgcactgctcgaagacaaaagaaattcgcccgagaaagtttttggaaacaaatgtaaaatagacacggggaaagagctggagaggtttatgTGTTGTCTGTGGAATTACGTTCTCCTTAATGCCCCTGACATTTTACACTCCAAATTAACACAGCGGCTGTGGGTGCATCCACGAGCCCCCTTCCATGGCCGATACCGCGAGGCTGGAAAACGAAGAGCAGGTGACGAA
- the LOC106113025 gene encoding uncharacterized protein LOC106113025 isoform X3 — translation MLKGERWRGNSAVSPDTFGKSPRETFHPEIQKDLLALEEQEGPVNFKFGVLYAKGGQLTDGEMFGDVGVPTMKWCGAEGDRDVMVVEPFGPSLEDLFSFCSRKFSPETVLLLADQTRLWVHPRAPFHGRYREAGKRRAGDEERDNGGCGGGGDQRS, via the exons ATGTTgaagggggagaggtggcgggggaacag tgctgtgagtCCTGACACATTTGGGAAGAGCCCGAGGGAAACCTTTCATCCTGAGATACAAAAG GATTTATTGGCTCTTGAAGAGCAAGAG ggacctgtgaattttaaatttggAGTCCTTTATGCTAAGGGTGGGCAGCTTACAGATGGGGAAATGTTCGGCGATG tgGGCGTTCCCACAATGAAGTGGTGTGGAGCTGAAGGGGACCGCGATGTAATGGTGGtggagccgtttggaccgagtcttgaagatctcttcagtttttgttcAAGGAAATTTAGTCCCGAGACAGTCCTATTACTCGCTGACCAAACG CGGCTGTGGGTGCATCCACGAGCCCCCTTCCATGGCCGATACCGCGAGGCTGGAAAACGAAGAGCAGGTGACGAA
- the LOC106113025 gene encoding uncharacterized protein LOC106113025 isoform X2, which yields MLKGERWRGNSAVSPDTFGKSPRETFHPEIQKGPVNFKFGVLYAKGGQLTDGEMFGDVGVPTMKWCGAEGDRDVMVVEPFGPSLEDLFSFCSRKFSPETVLLLADQTTCAVCKPSVALLEDKRNSPEKVFGNKCKIDTGKELERFMCCLWNYVLLNAPDILHSKLTQRLWVHPRAPFHGRYREAGKRRAGDEERDNGGCGGGGDQRS from the exons ATGTTgaagggggagaggtggcgggggaacag tgctgtgagtCCTGACACATTTGGGAAGAGCCCGAGGGAAACCTTTCATCCTGAGATACAAAAG ggacctgtgaattttaaatttggAGTCCTTTATGCTAAGGGTGGGCAGCTTACAGATGGGGAAATGTTCGGCGATG tgGGCGTTCCCACAATGAAGTGGTGTGGAGCTGAAGGGGACCGCGATGTAATGGTGGtggagccgtttggaccgagtcttgaagatctcttcagtttttgttcAAGGAAATTTAGTCCCGAGACAGTCCTATTACTCGCTGACCAAACG ACTTGCGCTGTTTGCAAAccgtctgttgcactgctcgaagacaaaagaaattcgcccgagaaagtttttggaaacaaatgtaaaatagacacggggaaagagctggagaggtttatgTGTTGTCTGTGGAATTACGTTCTCCTTAATGCCCCTGACATTTTACACTCCAAATTAACACAGCGGCTGTGGGTGCATCCACGAGCCCCCTTCCATGGCCGATACCGCGAGGCTGGAAAACGAAGAGCAGGTGACGAA